The following are from one region of the Silene latifolia isolate original U9 population chromosome 9, ASM4854445v1, whole genome shotgun sequence genome:
- the LOC141601555 gene encoding uncharacterized protein LOC141601555, translating to MFNLEYERKFPDTASGFSPLPPPILLGRLTVYLLRSAPAASFQTPPTLSSSAARETLEVDPLSRHPPTPPASPRASSSGGIIAHFPEGFGNMDKVPYWPEIDQLLFPPVEETFSEFSPEEMAENDVHNAFMTLQSALYNRKMINIVQTTSRATNVKNQELKGTIADLAQQRADLMERVVELKTELTVTKKKLKEGADQLARTQAVCNTFSDSLKRSDEKISELISLATNVVAYATWRGKINEMLGEVNSPALAEQATGDGAGMSRMLS from the exons ATGTTCAATCTCGAATATGAGAGAAAGTTTCCGGACACTGCTTCTGGTTTTTCAccgcttcctcctccaatcctcctcggTCGGCTCACGGTATATCTTCTG aggagtgctcctgctgcttcCTTCCAAACTCCTCCCACGCTTTCCAGTTCTGCTGCACGTGAGACCTTGGAGGTCGACCCGTTAtctcgtcatccgcctactcctcctgccagtcctcgtgcttcgtcCAGCGGAGGCAttattgctcatttcccagagggctttgggaatatggacaaggtgccatactggccggagattgaccagctgctcttccctcctgtTGAGGAGacgttttcggagttctccccagaggagatggctgagaatgacgtgcacaatgccttcatg accctccagtctgcactctacaacaggaaaatgatcaacatagtgcagaccactagccgtgctaccaacgtcaagaaccaggagctgaaggggacTATTGCTGATCTGGCGCAGCAGCGGGCTGATCTGATGGAGCGagtggtggagctgaagactgagcttactgtcaccaagaagaagctgaaggagggggctgatcagctggctcgcaCTCAGGCGGTGTGcaacactttctctgactccctcaagcgctctgatgagaagatcagtgagctgatctccttggccaccaatgttgttgcctatgctacctggcggggaaagatcaacGAGATGC ttggggaggtgaattctcctgcgctGGCTGAGCAAGCTACCGGGGATGGAGCTGGAATGTCCCGGATGCTTTCTTGA